A part of Trueperaceae bacterium genomic DNA contains:
- the dusA gene encoding tRNA dihydrouridine(20/20a) synthase DusA, producing the protein MLDLTDRHFRCLLRQITRRTLLYSEMLTAAAVVHGDAERLLAKSPVEDPVVLQLGGDDPDLLARAAALGHAYGYAEIDLNVGCPSERVTSGNFGACLMKDPALVAEGVAALRAAVPVPVTVKHRIGVDDRDSFPELLEFVDTVAAAGADRFVVHARKAWLKGLSPKENRTVPPLRYDVVYRLKAERPELLVELNGGIPDLEAAVAHLARVDGVMLGRAVYEDPFVLAGADELLRSPGAPRRDWRAAADELMGGRPPLTRRSVVEAVYPYVEEQLLAGMPLAAMSRHMLALFRSQPGGRAWRRMISERSHRRGAGVEVLRAALAALPEGVADAPVACSATSGADRPTTAAGRLAPHAT; encoded by the coding sequence ATGCTGGACCTGACGGACCGGCACTTCCGCTGCCTGCTCAGGCAGATAACGCGGCGCACGCTCCTCTATAGCGAGATGCTCACGGCCGCCGCCGTCGTCCACGGTGACGCCGAGAGGCTGCTCGCCAAGAGCCCCGTCGAGGACCCGGTCGTGCTGCAACTGGGCGGTGACGACCCGGACCTCCTCGCCCGCGCCGCCGCCCTGGGTCACGCCTACGGTTACGCCGAGATCGACCTGAACGTCGGCTGCCCGTCAGAGCGCGTCACGAGCGGCAACTTCGGCGCCTGCCTCATGAAGGACCCCGCCCTGGTGGCCGAAGGCGTCGCGGCACTCCGAGCGGCCGTGCCAGTCCCGGTGACCGTCAAGCACCGCATCGGGGTCGACGACCGCGACTCCTTCCCGGAGCTCCTGGAGTTCGTCGACACCGTGGCGGCGGCGGGGGCCGACCGCTTCGTCGTGCATGCCAGGAAGGCCTGGCTCAAGGGCTTGAGCCCGAAGGAGAACCGCACGGTCCCGCCCCTGCGTTACGACGTCGTGTACCGCCTCAAGGCCGAGCGGCCGGAGCTGCTGGTCGAGCTGAACGGCGGGATCCCCGACCTCGAGGCTGCGGTGGCCCACCTGGCGCGCGTCGACGGCGTGATGCTCGGCCGCGCCGTCTACGAGGACCCGTTCGTGCTCGCCGGCGCGGACGAGCTGCTCCGGTCGCCGGGAGCGCCGCGTCGGGACTGGCGGGCGGCTGCCGACGAGCTGATGGGCGGCCGACCCCCGCTCACGCGTCGGAGCGTCGTGGAAGCCGTGTACCCGTACGTCGAGGAGCAGCTGCTCGCCGGCATGCCCCTCGCCGCCATGTCGCGCCACATGCTGGCGCTCTTCCGTTCCCAGCCAGGGGGAAGGGCGTGGCGGCGGATGATCTCGGAGCGTTCGCACCGGCGTGGCGCCGGGGTCGAGGTCCTCCGGGCGGCGTTGGCCGCCCTGCCGGAGGGCGTGGCGGACGCCCCCGTCGCCTGCTCGGCGACTAGCGGTGCGGACCGTCCGACCACGGCTGCCGGCCGCCTGGCGCCGCACGCGACCTGA
- the aroH gene encoding chorismate mutase: MDGRDGQNRVRGIRGATTVEADVPEQILSATAELLQAMLEQNAISDYEEISSVFFTTTPDLSSTFPAEGARAIGMTMVPLLCFQEIPVPGRLPRCIRVMLLLNTTKGQEEMRHVYLREARSLRPDLVSAQ, from the coding sequence ATGGACGGACGGGACGGGCAGAACCGCGTGCGGGGCATACGGGGAGCGACGACGGTGGAGGCGGACGTGCCGGAGCAGATCCTCTCGGCGACCGCCGAGTTGCTGCAGGCGATGCTCGAGCAGAACGCCATCTCCGACTATGAGGAGATCTCCTCCGTGTTCTTCACCACCACGCCGGACCTCTCGTCGACGTTCCCGGCGGAAGGCGCCCGGGCCATCGGCATGACGATGGTCCCGCTGCTCTGCTTCCAGGAGATCCCCGTCCCGGGCCGGCTGCCCCGCTGCATCCGCGTCATGCTCCTCCTGAACACCACCAAGGGCCAGGAGGAGATGCGTCACGTGTATCTGCGCGAAGCACGGAGCCTCCGGCCGGACCTCGTCAGCGCGCAATAG
- the rpsG gene encoding 30S ribosomal protein S7, whose product MGRRRRAEIRPLEPDLVYSDTTVTALVNKLMRDGKKNTASRIFYGACRLIQERTGQEPLKVFRQALDNIRPRIEVRSRRVGGSTYQVPVEVAPRRSQSLSLRWLVAACDARPERTAVERVAGELLDAAAGRGGAVKKKEDVERMAEANRAYAHYRW is encoded by the coding sequence ATGGGACGCAGAAGACGCGCCGAGATCCGCCCGCTGGAGCCCGATCTTGTCTACTCCGACACGACGGTGACCGCCCTAGTCAACAAGCTGATGCGCGACGGCAAGAAGAACACCGCCAGCCGCATCTTCTACGGCGCTTGCCGCCTCATCCAGGAGCGCACCGGCCAGGAGCCCCTCAAGGTCTTCCGGCAGGCGCTCGACAACATCCGCCCGCGCATCGAGGTGCGTAGCCGTAGGGTCGGCGGTTCCACCTACCAGGTGCCAGTCGAGGTCGCGCCGCGCCGTTCGCAGTCGCTCAGCCTCCGTTGGCTCGTCGCCGCCTGCGACGCCCGCCCAGAGCGCACGGCCGTCGAGCGCGTGGCCGGCGAGCTCCTGGACGCCGCGGCCGGTCGCGGCGGTGCCGTCAAGAAGAAGGAGGACGTCGAGCGGATGGCGGAGGCGAACCGCGCCTACGCCCACTACCGCTGGTGA
- the purE gene encoding 5-(carboxyamino)imidazole ribonucleotide mutase → MSGAAGEDRPTAVVAVVMGSTSDWETLRHAAEVLERLGVPHVCKVVSAHRTPDRLSEFAKGAAARGLEVIVAGAGGAAHLPGMIAAGTHLPVLGVPVMSEALRGVDSLLSIVQMPKGVPVGTLAIGVAGAVNAGLLAASILALKSPELRERLVAYRAAQTSAASASVLPGASFEE, encoded by the coding sequence ATGAGCGGCGCGGCGGGGGAGGACCGCCCGACCGCCGTCGTCGCCGTCGTGATGGGCTCCACCAGCGACTGGGAGACGTTGCGGCACGCAGCGGAGGTCCTCGAGCGCCTCGGGGTCCCGCACGTCTGCAAGGTCGTCTCCGCCCACCGCACGCCCGACCGCCTGAGCGAGTTCGCCAAGGGCGCAGCCGCTCGGGGGCTGGAGGTGATCGTGGCGGGCGCCGGCGGCGCCGCCCACCTACCCGGCATGATCGCCGCTGGCACCCATCTGCCCGTCCTTGGCGTGCCGGTCATGAGCGAGGCGTTGCGAGGCGTGGACTCGCTGTTGTCGATAGTGCAGATGCCCAAGGGGGTGCCGGTCGGCACCCTCGCCATCGGCGTCGCCGGGGCCGTCAACGCCGGTCTGCTGGCCGCGAGCATCCTCGCGCTGAAGAGCCCCGAGCTGCGCGAGCGCCTCGTGGCGTACCGCGCCGCCCAGACGAGCGCCGCTTCGGCTTCCGTGCTGCCGGGCGCCAGCTTCGAGGAGTAG
- a CDS encoding L-threonylcarbamoyladenylate synthase — protein sequence MRILPPTPENVGLAAELLAAGRLVAMPTETVYGLAASARDERAVARVFELKGRPRDHPLIVHLGSGADAGGWVEHAREHGAHRRLEALAAALWPGPLTLVVRKAAWVPDVLTGGQPTVALRVPGHPVALALLDALGGAVAAPSANRFGRISPTTAEHVAAEFGAADLVVLDGGACRVGLESTILDLTGPVARVLRPGGVTVEAIEAVVGERVEVNGDAAAPRVPGSLPSHYAPTAPTRLVGPAELERRIGEDAGMAVLARRHAPEAFAGLWVALPDDPVAFGASLYAALRRLDSAAPREILIERVPLTPPWLAVRDRLARASAPRPGVGVRAPAAAAGDVGRRA from the coding sequence GTGCGGATACTGCCCCCCACACCAGAGAACGTCGGCTTGGCCGCGGAGCTCCTGGCTGCCGGCCGGCTCGTGGCCATGCCGACGGAGACCGTCTACGGCCTCGCGGCCTCGGCGCGTGACGAGCGCGCGGTCGCGCGGGTCTTCGAGCTCAAGGGCAGGCCGCGCGACCATCCGCTCATCGTCCACCTCGGTTCCGGCGCGGACGCCGGCGGCTGGGTGGAGCACGCTCGGGAGCACGGCGCCCACCGGCGCCTCGAGGCCCTCGCGGCCGCCCTCTGGCCGGGCCCGCTCACGCTCGTGGTGCGCAAGGCGGCCTGGGTGCCGGACGTGCTCACGGGCGGGCAACCCACCGTGGCGCTGCGCGTGCCGGGGCACCCTGTGGCCCTCGCCCTGCTCGACGCCCTCGGGGGCGCCGTCGCGGCCCCGTCCGCGAACCGCTTCGGGCGCATCAGCCCGACGACCGCCGAGCACGTGGCCGCCGAGTTCGGCGCCGCCGACCTCGTCGTGCTGGACGGGGGCGCCTGTCGGGTCGGGCTCGAGTCGACGATCCTCGACCTCACTGGCCCGGTCGCGCGCGTCCTGCGCCCCGGCGGCGTGACCGTCGAGGCCATCGAGGCGGTCGTCGGAGAGCGCGTGGAGGTGAACGGGGACGCGGCCGCTCCCCGCGTGCCTGGCAGCCTGCCGAGCCATTACGCCCCGACGGCGCCCACGCGCCTCGTCGGCCCGGCCGAGCTCGAACGGCGTATCGGCGAGGATGCCGGGATGGCCGTGCTGGCTCGGCGCCACGCCCCCGAGGCCTTCGCGGGCCTCTGGGTGGCGCTGCCCGACGATCCCGTGGCGTTCGGCGCGAGCCTCTACGCCGCGCTAAGGCGGCTGGACTCGGCGGCGCCGAGGGAGATCCTGATCGAACGCGTGCCGCTCACCCCGCCGTGGCTCGCCGTCCGTGACCGCCTCGCGCGCGCGAGTGCCCCACGGCCCGGCGTGGGCGTGCGGGCTCCGGCCGCGGCCGCGGGCGACGTCGGGCGGCGCGCATGA
- a CDS encoding acyl-CoA dehydrogenase family protein, whose product MPQTVTPWFELTADQRSLIGPLREFLKAEVAPGAVQRDETGEFPASIVKALGAMGVFGLQVPEEFGGAGLDTATSALVVEEVAAVDGSLALTVASHNSLCVGHLLAAADDAQRREWLPPLAAAERLGAWALTEPGAGSDAAALATKATRTSEGYEITGSKQFITQGTVGGVYVVMARTAEAAHGAARSDGISAFVLPGETPGLVRGKPEKKLGLRSSDTTPLVFDGVRVGGGALLGREGAAFADVARVLSGGRIGIGAMGIGLGRAALEKAGRYALERRQFGQALARHQAVAFKLAEMATELEAARLLVMKAAALRDAGRDHTLAAAMAKLKGSVAGVNACDAAIQVLGGYGYLRDYEVERYWRDARLTRIGEGTDEIQHLIIAREYLRQLE is encoded by the coding sequence ATGCCCCAGACCGTCACACCGTGGTTCGAGCTCACGGCCGACCAGCGCTCGCTAATAGGCCCGCTACGGGAGTTCCTCAAGGCGGAGGTCGCCCCGGGCGCCGTGCAGCGCGACGAGACCGGGGAGTTCCCCGCGTCGATCGTCAAGGCACTCGGCGCCATGGGCGTCTTCGGACTCCAGGTCCCCGAGGAGTTTGGCGGGGCCGGGCTCGACACGGCGACCTCGGCCCTCGTCGTCGAGGAGGTGGCCGCCGTAGACGGCTCGCTCGCGCTGACGGTCGCGTCCCACAACTCGCTATGCGTGGGGCACCTGCTCGCGGCCGCCGACGACGCACAGCGTCGCGAGTGGCTGCCACCACTGGCCGCGGCCGAGCGGCTCGGCGCTTGGGCACTGACCGAGCCGGGGGCCGGCTCCGACGCCGCGGCGCTGGCGACGAAGGCGACACGCACGTCGGAGGGTTACGAGATAACGGGCAGCAAGCAGTTCATCACCCAGGGCACGGTCGGCGGCGTGTACGTAGTCATGGCCAGGACCGCGGAGGCGGCGCACGGGGCGGCGCGTTCCGACGGCATAAGCGCCTTCGTGCTCCCTGGCGAGACGCCGGGCCTCGTGCGCGGCAAGCCTGAGAAGAAGCTCGGGCTGCGCAGCTCCGACACGACGCCCCTGGTCTTCGATGGCGTGCGCGTCGGCGGCGGGGCGCTCCTCGGCCGGGAAGGCGCCGCCTTCGCCGACGTGGCGCGCGTGCTGTCCGGCGGCCGCATCGGCATCGGCGCCATGGGCATCGGACTCGGGCGCGCCGCCCTGGAGAAGGCCGGTCGTTACGCCCTCGAGCGCCGCCAGTTCGGGCAGGCGCTCGCCAGGCACCAGGCGGTCGCGTTCAAGCTGGCCGAGATGGCCACGGAGTTGGAGGCCGCCAGGCTGCTCGTGATGAAGGCCGCCGCCTTGCGCGACGCCGGCCGCGACCACACCCTCGCGGCGGCCATGGCGAAGCTGAAGGGGAGCGTCGCCGGAGTGAACGCGTGCGACGCCGCCATCCAGGTCTTGGGCGGCTACGGCTACCTGCGCGACTACGAGGTCGAGCGCTACTGGCGCGACGCCCGGCTCACCCGCATCGGCGAGGGCACGGACGAGATCCAACACCTGATCATCGCGCGGGAGTACCTGCGGCAGCTCGAGTAG
- a CDS encoding ATP-grasp domain-containing protein has product METLLPGARLGVLGGGQLGRMFALAARRLGYAVAVYTDQAGSPAAQAAERAVVGSYEDVGAIAAFAAGVDALTLEFENLAAAAIAAAERVTRVRPGHLALHVTQHRLREKEFLSRHGLPVVPYVAVTNGSLSELEAAVAGFAGGCLVKTAGFGYDGKGQVALGRVPDAERSEAAAALAAAGPVVVERRIELAAELSVVAARAADGGFAPYLPVINRHVTQVLDVSSSPWGPRATGSGEGLRLDGPDDPTGGLLTPALLAAAAEATEAIFSGLKFVGLGCVEFFVATDGGLYVNEVAPRPHNSGHLTIEACATGQFEQQVRALCGLPLGSPAPLAPAAMANLLGDLWGGGEPDWAAALREPGVRLHLYGKASARPGRKMGHLTAVAPDGATALARVQRARSALAK; this is encoded by the coding sequence ATGGAGACGTTGTTGCCAGGCGCGCGTCTCGGCGTGCTCGGCGGCGGCCAGCTCGGGCGCATGTTCGCGCTGGCCGCCCGACGGCTGGGGTACGCGGTCGCCGTCTATACCGATCAGGCCGGTTCGCCCGCCGCCCAGGCCGCCGAGCGCGCGGTCGTCGGGAGCTACGAGGACGTCGGCGCCATCGCGGCTTTCGCTGCCGGGGTCGACGCCCTGACGCTCGAGTTCGAGAACCTCGCCGCCGCCGCCATCGCCGCGGCCGAGCGGGTCACGCGCGTGCGCCCCGGTCACCTCGCCCTTCACGTCACGCAACACCGCTTGCGCGAGAAGGAGTTCCTCTCCCGACACGGGTTGCCCGTGGTGCCTTACGTAGCGGTGACGAACGGCTCTCTCTCGGAGCTCGAGGCCGCCGTCGCCGGTTTCGCCGGCGGCTGCCTGGTCAAGACGGCCGGTTTCGGCTACGACGGGAAGGGCCAGGTCGCGCTCGGGCGGGTGCCCGACGCGGAACGCTCGGAAGCGGCCGCGGCGCTCGCCGCCGCCGGGCCGGTCGTGGTCGAGCGGCGGATCGAGCTCGCCGCCGAGCTCTCCGTCGTGGCGGCCAGGGCGGCGGACGGCGGCTTCGCGCCCTACCTCCCCGTCATCAACAGGCACGTGACCCAGGTCCTCGACGTGTCCAGCTCCCCTTGGGGCCCCCGGGCGACCGGCTCGGGGGAGGGCCTTCGCCTCGACGGTCCGGACGACCCGACCGGCGGCCTCCTGACGCCGGCGCTGCTGGCGGCCGCGGCCGAGGCGACCGAGGCGATCTTCTCGGGGCTCAAGTTCGTCGGCCTGGGGTGCGTCGAGTTCTTCGTGGCCACCGACGGCGGTTTGTACGTGAACGAGGTCGCACCGCGCCCGCACAACTCGGGTCACCTGACCATCGAGGCCTGCGCGACGGGCCAGTTCGAGCAGCAGGTGCGCGCCCTATGCGGCCTGCCCCTCGGCAGCCCCGCACCGCTCGCCCCGGCCGCGATGGCGAACCTCTTGGGCGACCTGTGGGGCGGCGGCGAGCCCGATTGGGCCGCCGCGCTGCGCGAGCCGGGCGTGCGCCTGCACCTCTACGGGAAGGCGTCCGCTCGGCCGGGCCGCAAGATGGGTCACCTGACCGCGGTGGCACCGGACGGGGCGACCGCGCTGGCGCGCGTGCAGCGGGCGCGCTCCGCGCTTGCCAAATAG
- a CDS encoding metalloregulator ArsR/SmtB family transcription factor: MTVAGGRTVVTGKGSPSASLDVRPAPVLELTYAYFRLADLDGRQTPLPWLRELRDHPPRWLSASMARRSEELGYEALLIACACGYEADETPDRFLADFPELPPAAVGAFPAAFVQPEGAEGDELLPERSAAIRTALERLAEPAAARHLASTLRWLWEHLRPAWEGAGRSATEAAARALQAATGTGGDLLASLPIHHFVQLEDSVTAIRAQSARGRTLVVPLYFALRGGFRFRVRDQLVIGYGARTEDVYEEQRDGVVALAGRLKAFSDPTRLLLLFHVSRLSRFPLTVGDLAKQLGVSQPTASGHLRLLRELGLVTVLRCGNRSYYRLEPEAVRPLLDELERTLLPPMAGHQR; the protein is encoded by the coding sequence ATGACCGTGGCCGGGGGGCGGACAGTCGTCACGGGGAAGGGTTCGCCGTCCGCCTCGCTCGACGTGCGCCCGGCGCCCGTGCTGGAACTCACTTACGCCTACTTCCGCCTCGCCGACCTCGACGGGCGCCAGACGCCCCTACCCTGGTTGCGCGAGCTGCGCGACCACCCGCCGCGCTGGCTGAGCGCGAGCATGGCAAGGCGCAGCGAGGAGCTCGGGTACGAGGCGCTCCTGATCGCTTGCGCTTGTGGCTACGAGGCGGACGAGACGCCGGACCGGTTCCTCGCCGACTTCCCCGAGCTCCCGCCCGCGGCTGTCGGAGCGTTCCCAGCCGCCTTCGTCCAGCCGGAGGGCGCCGAAGGCGACGAGCTGCTCCCCGAGCGCTCGGCCGCCATCCGCACGGCGCTCGAACGGCTCGCCGAGCCGGCCGCGGCCCGGCACCTGGCCTCGACGCTGCGGTGGCTGTGGGAGCACCTGCGCCCCGCTTGGGAAGGGGCGGGCCGCAGTGCGACCGAGGCCGCAGCGCGTGCGCTCCAAGCCGCCACCGGCACCGGCGGCGATCTCCTGGCTTCTCTCCCGATCCATCATTTCGTGCAGTTGGAGGACAGCGTCACCGCCATCCGGGCGCAGTCGGCGCGCGGTCGCACGCTCGTCGTGCCGCTCTACTTCGCCCTGCGCGGCGGCTTCCGGTTCAGGGTGCGCGACCAACTCGTCATCGGCTACGGCGCGCGTACGGAGGACGTCTACGAGGAGCAGCGCGACGGGGTGGTCGCCCTCGCCGGTCGCCTCAAGGCGTTCTCGGATCCGACGCGGCTCCTGCTGCTCTTCCACGTCAGCAGGCTCTCCCGCTTCCCGCTCACCGTCGGGGACCTTGCCAAGCAGCTCGGCGTGAGCCAGCCGACGGCCAGCGGCCACCTCCGGCTCCTGCGTGAGCTCGGGCTCGTCACGGTCCTGAGGTGCGGCAACCGCTCGTACTACCGCCTGGAGCCCGAGGCGGTGCGCCCACTACTCGACGAGCTGGAGCGAACCCTGCTGCCGCCGATGGCTGGTCACCAGCGTTAA
- the ispH gene encoding 4-hydroxy-3-methylbut-2-enyl diphosphate reductase gives MGTSGPVATLYLAKPRGFCAGVVMAIEAVKEAAGEAERAGEGGVAVYHDIVHNRTVVDRLEDEHGVTFVERLDDLESVRERAAEAGRSVGHTVVFSAHGVSPVVRVRAAQLGLATIDATCPLVTKVHNEAKKYAALGYHVLLVGDSTKHQEVVGTYGEAPEATTVVAVLGNRKHDPALADPRTVTVPDPERVVVLTQTTLSVDDTMRTVALLRERFPKLVVPPSDDLCFATKNRQDAVRAIAPHVGGFLVVTSEASSNGMRLLELAADLTGNAHRIESVADIRPDWFAGVEAVGLTSAASTPDDLVQAVVEHFRAANSLLRVVEEGEWENITFRKPRKVAPNADRALAGSEA, from the coding sequence GTGGGCACGTCTGGACCCGTCGCTACCCTCTACCTCGCCAAGCCGCGCGGCTTCTGCGCCGGCGTCGTCATGGCCATCGAGGCCGTGAAGGAGGCCGCCGGCGAGGCCGAGCGTGCCGGCGAGGGTGGCGTGGCCGTGTACCACGACATCGTTCACAACAGGACCGTCGTCGACCGGCTCGAGGACGAGCACGGCGTGACGTTCGTCGAGCGCCTCGACGACCTGGAGAGCGTGAGGGAGCGTGCCGCCGAGGCCGGGCGGTCCGTCGGGCATACCGTCGTGTTCAGCGCGCACGGGGTGAGCCCGGTCGTGCGCGTTCGCGCGGCCCAGCTCGGCCTGGCCACCATCGACGCCACGTGTCCGCTCGTCACCAAGGTCCATAACGAGGCCAAGAAGTACGCCGCCCTCGGTTACCACGTGCTGCTGGTCGGCGACTCGACGAAGCACCAGGAGGTCGTCGGCACGTACGGCGAGGCGCCGGAGGCCACGACGGTCGTGGCCGTGCTCGGCAACCGCAAGCACGACCCGGCCCTGGCCGACCCGCGCACGGTCACCGTGCCGGACCCGGAGAGGGTGGTCGTACTCACGCAGACGACCCTCTCTGTCGACGACACCATGCGCACGGTCGCGCTCCTCAGGGAACGCTTCCCTAAGCTCGTCGTGCCCCCTTCCGACGACCTCTGCTTCGCGACGAAGAACAGGCAGGACGCCGTGAGGGCCATCGCCCCGCACGTCGGCGGTTTCCTCGTCGTGACCAGCGAGGCGAGCTCCAACGGCATGCGCCTCCTGGAGCTGGCCGCCGACCTGACCGGCAACGCCCACCGCATCGAGTCCGTCGCTGACATCAGGCCGGACTGGTTCGCCGGCGTAGAGGCCGTCGGCCTGACCTCCGCCGCCAGCACGCCGGACGACCTCGTCCAGGCCGTCGTCGAGCACTTCAGGGCCGCCAACTCGCTGCTGCGCGTCGTTGAAGAGGGCGAGTGGGAGAACATCACGTTCCGCAAGCCGCGCAAGGTGGCGCCGAACGCGGACCGGGCCCTCGCCGGGAGCGAAGCCTGA
- the rpsL gene encoding 30S ribosomal protein S12, producing MPTVNQLLRKGRRKIEKKSKTPALKGSPQRRGVCTAVKTQTPKKPNSALRKIARVRLAGGQEVTAYIPGEKHNLQEHSVVLIRGGRVKDLPGVRYHIVRGTLDAQGVGVGRYVQRNQSRSKYGTKKPKAGKK from the coding sequence CTGCCGACCGTTAACCAGCTGCTCCGCAAGGGGCGCAGGAAGATCGAGAAGAAGAGCAAGACCCCGGCACTCAAGGGGTCGCCGCAACGCCGTGGCGTTTGCACGGCCGTCAAGACCCAGACCCCGAAGAAGCCGAACTCGGCGCTGCGCAAGATCGCGCGTGTCCGGTTGGCCGGCGGCCAGGAAGTCACGGCCTACATCCCGGGCGAGAAGCACAACCTGCAGGAGCACTCCGTCGTGCTCATCCGCGGCGGCCGCGTGAAGGATCTGCCGGGCGTGCGCTACCACATCGTGCGTGGCACGCTCGACGCGCAGGGCGTTGGCGTCGGCCGTTACGTCCAGCGCAACCAGAGCCGCAGCAAGTACGGCACCAAGAAGCCGAAGGCAGGGAAGAAGTAA
- a CDS encoding DUF4147 domain-containing protein — translation MSATGTSTLRAALAAALGAAEPASALRPYLPPPPPGRIVVVGAGKAAAAMARAVEDAYAPDVPLGGVVVTRYGHAAPTRRVAVLEGAHPVPDAAGAAATAGIRRLVAGAGADDLVLFLVSGGGSALLCAPEGLSLEEKAETTAALLRGGADIRRINAVRKHLSAVKGGRLAAVCRAPLLALAVSDVVGDDPGTIASGPTVADATTFADALAALDEFAPQAAAARRALEAGLRGRRPETPKPGDPRLAGARYELVASGALAVAAAAARLEAEGVAVAMADATVTGDSTAVARRQAREVAAALALGGWDGPVAFVYGGETTVARDSREAATAEDGAHSVGAARGPVAGTAPAGPVPARGGPNGEWALAFVAALGRSDYWLLAVDTDGLDGASAAAGALLTPEALARLTPEGIERALRTHDSHGLLDEVGGLLVTGPTRTNVNALRVVLFPRSRPS, via the coding sequence GTGAGCGCTACGGGAACATCGACGCTGCGCGCGGCCTTGGCCGCGGCGCTCGGCGCGGCAGAGCCGGCTTCCGCCCTGCGCCCATACCTGCCGCCACCGCCGCCGGGTCGGATCGTCGTCGTGGGTGCCGGCAAGGCGGCCGCGGCCATGGCGCGCGCCGTGGAGGACGCGTACGCTCCGGACGTGCCGCTCGGCGGCGTCGTGGTGACGCGGTACGGCCACGCCGCTCCCACCCGTCGCGTCGCGGTGCTGGAGGGCGCCCACCCGGTGCCGGACGCCGCCGGCGCGGCCGCCACGGCCGGTATACGGCGGCTGGTGGCCGGGGCGGGCGCGGACGACCTCGTACTGTTCCTCGTCTCCGGCGGCGGCTCCGCGCTCCTCTGCGCGCCCGAGGGCCTGAGCCTGGAGGAGAAGGCGGAGACGACGGCCGCGCTCCTGCGCGGCGGGGCGGACATCCGTCGCATCAACGCGGTTCGCAAGCACCTCTCGGCGGTCAAGGGCGGGCGGCTTGCCGCGGTGTGCAGGGCGCCGTTGCTCGCCCTCGCGGTCTCGGACGTCGTGGGCGACGACCCGGGGACCATCGCCTCCGGACCGACCGTCGCGGACGCGACCACGTTCGCGGACGCCTTGGCCGCGCTCGACGAGTTCGCGCCCCAGGCCGCCGCCGCCAGGCGGGCCCTCGAGGCCGGCCTGCGGGGCCGACGTCCGGAGACGCCCAAGCCCGGCGACCCCCGCCTGGCCGGAGCCCGCTACGAACTGGTCGCTTCCGGTGCGCTCGCCGTCGCGGCGGCCGCGGCCCGGCTGGAGGCGGAAGGGGTCGCGGTCGCCATGGCGGACGCGACCGTCACGGGCGACTCCACCGCGGTGGCGAGGCGCCAGGCCAGGGAAGTGGCGGCGGCTCTCGCGCTCGGCGGGTGGGACGGACCGGTGGCGTTCGTCTACGGGGGCGAGACGACGGTGGCGCGCGACTCCCGGGAAGCGGCAACGGCCGAGGACGGCGCCCACTCGGTGGGCGCGGCGCGTGGGCCCGTCGCCGGCACTGCGCCCGCCGGCCCCGTCCCGGCTCGGGGCGGGCCGAACGGCGAGTGGGCGCTGGCCTTCGTCGCCGCGCTCGGGCGGAGCGACTACTGGCTCCTTGCCGTCGATACGGACGGGCTGGACGGGGCCTCGGCGGCGGCCGGCGCGCTCCTGACGCCCGAGGCGTTGGCTCGCCTGACACCCGAAGGTATCGAGCGCGCCTTGCGGACGCACGACTCCCACGGTCTGCTGGACGAGGTCGGCGGCCTGCTCGTCACGGGGCCGACGCGCACGAACGTGAACGCCCTGCGCGTGGTGCTGTTCCCGCGCTCGCGCCCCTCTTGA